The DNA segment TCTACAATCTTCTCATCGTCGGCCTCGAAACGCCTATCTGCGTCTACCAAACCGGCCTGCAAGCCACCGACGAAGACATCGACACCACCTTCCTCAGCGACTGCCTCGGAGCTCGCCGCCCGGAAGACCAAGCGCCGGTGCTCGACGCGCTGCGCAGCATGGGCTGCCAAGTCCTGCCTTCGGAAACCATCTTCTACTCCCTCCTTTCCGACACTCAGAACCCCTACTTCCGTGCCTTCACTCAAATCGTAAAAGCGTTCGGAGCGGAGGATTTCGATCTTCAAGCCTACCTCAAAAACCGTCCCGCCGAGGTGGACGAAACACCCGAGCGCCCGCAAAAACCGCAGCGTGACGACCGCGGCGAGCGAAGCGATCGCTCCGAAACGCAAGACAAGCCGTCCCACAACGCCCCCCAAGACGGGCGCGAAAACAAGCAACAAGACGACGGGAATCCAGACGAACGCCGCAATCGCAAGCGCAGCCGCCGTCGCGGGCGCGGGCGCGGTCGAGATCGACGCGAAGGCGACTCGGATTCCTCCGGCGAAAAACAACGCGAAAACCGCCAAGCTTCCGGCGAGCGCCCACAACGCTCAGAACACACGGGCAACAAGCCTCAGCCGCAAAACGAATCGCCCGCGCCGAAAACTCCGGAGCCCCAAGCCGCCGAACGAGCGACAGCGCCCAAAGCGGAGCCCAAGGAGAAGGCTTCCGACGCTCCAAAGCCACCCGCTCCGGACACCTCGGTAGAAAAAGAGCCCGCCAAGAAAGCGCCCGCGAAAAAGGCAGCTAAGAAGGCAGCCAAGAAAGCGGCGAAAAAGGCAGTAAAGAAGGCTGCCAAAAAAGCCGCAAAAAAGGTAGCGAAGAAAGTCGCGAAACAGCCTGAGACCGAGTAGGCAAAACGCGTCAGCCACGGCCCTTTCGACGGATGCGCGACATCCCGAGGGGCCCGATTAACGAATCCTCCACTCGCTCCTCGTTGCAGCCCCCCTCCTTGTCAAGGCGTCCAGCTACGCAAGCGCGTCGAGCGGCAAGCTAGGCGCGATATCAAGCAGCTCCGCTCCACGTGATTGCTTTTCAAATACATGGCTGAAAGCGATCATTCCGGCATTGTCGCCGGTGTGGCAACGCTTCGCCAAAAGGCTCTGCACCCTTCGCTTCTTTCCTAGGGATTCGAAACGAGCCCGCAGCACGCTATTGTTGGAAACGCCACCCGAAAGCCCCATACTCTTGTAGTCACCACGCTTCAATGCCTTGTCGCTCTTGCGTATCAATGCATCCACTACGGCTTCTTGGTAGGACGCGCAAAGGTTGTTGATATCCGCTCCAGCCGCTTCTGGGCCCATTTTTTCGACTTGGTAACGTAAACTCGTCTTCAAGCCAGAAAAGCTGAAGTCCAAGTGCGGCTTGCCCACCAAACCTCGTGGAAACTGATAGGCTTTCACATCACCGCCAACCGCGAGCTTCTCCAGTTTCGGCCCTCCCGGGTAACCCAGCGCCAGCAGCTTCGCGCCCTTGTCCAGAGCCTCTCCCGCCGCATCGTCGATCGTTTGCCCTAGGATGGAAAGGCTTCGGTCCTTTTCGATTCGAGCCAAAATCGTGTTCCCCCCTGAAACGATGAGAGACAGATGCGGAAGCAATTCGTCCGCTAGCCGATGATCGAAAGCCGCAGGCTGCTCCTCGTAGACGGAAACGAAAGGCGAGTGGGCGTGCGCTCGCAGATGGTTCACGCCGAAAACCGGGACTTTCCACGCTAGCGAAAGCGCGTTGGCAACCGCTAGTCCCATCGCCAGGCAAGCCGCTAGGCCCGGCCCCGTCGTTACCGCGATTTCGTCAACGCCTTCAAAACCGACCTCCCGGCGAGCTGCCTCAAGCAGCGGGGCGAAATTGTTCAGATGCTCGCGACTGGCCAAGTCAGGAACCACGCCACCGTATTCAGCGTGCAATGACACTTGGCTGCTGATCCACTCGCCACGCAGGCCGACGCCGCGCTCGAAAAGAGCGAGGGCTGATTCGTCACAGGAGCTTTCGATGGCCAATAGCATGCTGCCTCACTGCTTTACGACTCGTACCCGCTCCCGCAACAATAATAGAGTCCAATCAAAGTGCGTGACTCCCGCGGCGAGATCTGTCTCGTTGCCAAACGTCAAACTTTCCCCGATGAGCGAATCGCCAAAACAGTCTCCCGAAATCATCGCCGCCCTTGCCGATCGAGCCGACGCGAACGGTTTTATCGAACTCCCCGTTTTCATCGAGACAGCCCTTTACCACCCCCAACACGGCTACTACTGCAAAAAAAAGCGCCGCGTCGGAAAAAATCCACAATCCGACTTCTATACGTCGCTCAGCCTCAAGGAGGCCTTCGCGGAGATCGTGGTCGAAGCATCGAGCGCGTTGCTGGAAAAAGCGGGGCTCTCCCCCGCCCAAACCGACTGGGTCGAGCTAGGAGCAGAGCCGGGCGGAACTTTACTCTCGCCCGAAGCCTCCCCGTTTCAATCCGTCACCACCGTCGGAATCGGCCAAGAAATCGAAATCCCCGCCAACGCAGTCGTTTTCTCCAACGAGCTCTTCGACGCTCAAGCCTTTCGCCAAGT comes from the Pelagicoccus enzymogenes genome and includes:
- the tsaD gene encoding tRNA (adenosine(37)-N6)-threonylcarbamoyltransferase complex transferase subunit TsaD, with amino-acid sequence MLLAIESSCDESALALFERGVGLRGEWISSQVSLHAEYGGVVPDLASREHLNNFAPLLEAARREVGFEGVDEIAVTTGPGLAACLAMGLAVANALSLAWKVPVFGVNHLRAHAHSPFVSVYEEQPAAFDHRLADELLPHLSLIVSGGNTILARIEKDRSLSILGQTIDDAAGEALDKGAKLLALGYPGGPKLEKLAVGGDVKAYQFPRGLVGKPHLDFSFSGLKTSLRYQVEKMGPEAAGADINNLCASYQEAVVDALIRKSDKALKRGDYKSMGLSGGVSNNSVLRARFESLGKKRRVQSLLAKRCHTGDNAGMIAFSHVFEKQSRGAELLDIAPSLPLDALA
- a CDS encoding isochorismatase family protein, coding for MQLNRKVRPEILDSVALLVIDAQDVFIDAISDKDTFKKRAAFAIEAARCLKILTLFTEQAPEKLGRTNSELFKLARNPRVFSKQTFSALGATGLDRFLREKEIYNLLIVGLETPICVYQTGLQATDEDIDTTFLSDCLGARRPEDQAPVLDALRSMGCQVLPSETIFYSLLSDTQNPYFRAFTQIVKAFGAEDFDLQAYLKNRPAEVDETPERPQKPQRDDRGERSDRSETQDKPSHNAPQDGRENKQQDDGNPDERRNRKRSRRRGRGRGRDRREGDSDSSGEKQRENRQASGERPQRSEHTGNKPQPQNESPAPKTPEPQAAERATAPKAEPKEKASDAPKPPAPDTSVEKEPAKKAPAKKAAKKAAKKAAKKAVKKAAKKAAKKVAKKVAKQPETE